One stretch of Papaver somniferum cultivar HN1 unplaced genomic scaffold, ASM357369v1 unplaced-scaffold_154, whole genome shotgun sequence DNA includes these proteins:
- the LOC113336639 gene encoding uncharacterized protein LOC113336639: MSTGKEKGMSRKLFGKGSSQPTQESVVGDNLRGRSNSTLVQVDGEPIEIDDDFDPEYWLKKMKENDEIAIQLENKEVDECHPVEDPKAAAAYNSDEDNEDASDAEHVGDETTDEDNDDSSDDGVELNDQGKECEEDPEYYKKFQADNPEFEDEPGELFDDSDLKHMEDMKKENTASVVYLEEAGVESWARAFFDDTSKREHLNNNFSESFNSMAKNLRDKPVCRLGILYNQLVMSIFHKRRKESASWNPHELVPTAMKLIGKMMKLVGAFKVEPCVSGKLYEVINEGSKADFIVNLYCSHYYSVAAYMATYAPVVFPFPAQEDWPELQEHEKIELESAIKIRKTGRPRVKRRRACDEPKSKTKVYSCRNCGSTGHNKSTCKGGDVGKNPKAKRQRTQVDGANFTFNERPVASISKAKKSQPSSSKAASSSKAKKSQPSNIPKAPAKASTASKKHNNTHTKK; the protein is encoded by the exons GAAGTTGTTTGGGAAGGGCAGTTCACAACCTACTCAAGAAAGTGTTGTTGGTGATAACTTGAGAGGAAGATCCAATAGTACACTAGTTCAAGTAGATGGAGAACCAATTGAAATTGATGATGACTTTGATCCAGAATATTGgttaaagaagatgaaagaaaatgaTGAGATTGCGATTCAACTTGAGAACAAAGAAGTGGATGAATGCCATCCTGTAGAAGATCCTAAAGCTGCAGCTGCTTATAATAGTGATGAAGACAATGAAGATGCAAGTGATGCTGAACATGTTGGAGATGAAACTACAGATGAAG ATAATGATGACTCAAGTGATGATGGTGTTGAATTAAATGACCAAG GTAAGGAGTGTGAAGAAGATCCTGAGTATTACAAGAAATTCCAAGCCGATAATCCTGAGTTTGAGGATGAACCTGGTGAGTTGTTTGATGACTCAGACCTT AAACATATGGAAGATATGAAGAAAGAAAATACTGCTTCTGTGGTGTACCTTGAAGAGGCTGGTGTTGAGTCATGGGCTAGAGCATTTTTTGATGACACTAGTAAGCGTGAACACCTAAATAACAACTTCAGTGAGTCTTTTAATTCCATGGCCAAAAATCTTAGAGACAAACCAGTATGTAGACTAGGAATTCTTTACAATCAATTGGTTATgagtatatttcacaaaagaagaaagGAGAGTGCATCTTGGAATCCACATGAATTGGTTCCAACTGCAATGAAACTAATTGGGAAGATGATGAAGTTGGTTGGTGCATTTAAAGTCGAACCATGTGTTAGTGGTAAATTGTATGAGGTTATAAATGAAGGTAGCAAGGCAGATTTTATTGTCAACTT GTACTGTTCTCATTATTATTCAGTTGCTGCATACATGGCCACATATGCTCCAGTTGTGTTTCCATTTCCTGCTCAAGAAGATTGGCCTGAG ttgCAAGAACATGAAAAGATTGAGCTTGAATCTGCTATCAAGATCAGAAAAACAGGTAGACCTAGAGTTAAGAGGAGGAGAGCATGTGATGAACCTAAATCAAAGACAAAGGTATATTCATGTCGAAACTGTGGTTCAACTGGTCATAACAAAAGCACATGTAAAGGTGGTGATGTTGGCAAGAATCCTAAAGCAAAGAGGCAGAGAACTCAAGTAGATGGTGCTAACTTCACATTCAATGAAAGACCTGTTGCATCTATTTCTAAAGCTAAGAAATCTCAACCATCTTCTTCTAAAGCTGCATCTTCTTCTAAAGCTAAGAAATCTCAACCATCTAACATTCCAAAGGCACCTGCTAAAGCTTCTACAGCTTCAAAGAAACATAACAACACTCATACAAAGAAGTGA
- the LOC113336690 gene encoding 40S ribosomal protein S12-like has product MSSEEAVATPVPAETSAPALGEPMDIMTALQLVLKKSLAHDGLSKGLHEGAKVIEKHAAQLCVLAEDCNQVDYVKLVKALCLDHNVKLITVPSAKTLGEWAGLCKIDSEGKARKVVGCSMVVVKDYGEESEGLNIVQEYVKSH; this is encoded by the exons ATGTCGAG TGAAGAAGCTGTTGCTACACCTGTCCCAGCTGAGACATCAGCTCCAGCTCTAGGAGAGCCAATGGACATAATGACCGCACTTCAACTTGTGTTGAAAAAGTCACTTGCTCATGATGGTCTTAGCAAAGGACTCCATGAGGGTGCCAAAGTAATTGAAAAACACGCGGCACAGCTCTGTGTACTTGCAGAGGACTGCAACCAGGTTGATTATGTTAAACTGGTTAAAGCCCTATGTCTGGACCACAACGTGAAGCTGATAACTGTTCCAAGTGCTAAAACTCTTGGAGAATGGGCTGGG TTATGCAAGATTGATTCAGAGGGTAAGGCCAGGAAGGTTGTTGGCTGCTCCATGGTTGTCGTGAAG GATTACGGAGAGGAATCAGAGGGACTTAACATTGTCCAGGAGTACGTGAAGTCTCACTAA
- the LOC113336711 gene encoding probable serine/threonine-protein kinase PBL7: MMKGTFIVYEFMPLRSLDLYLYEHEINKEPLDWKTRMEIAEGVAKALLYLHDQNEPPVIYVDLKTSGILLDEKFNPKLSDFGFAKLGPTWDCREAPIKLMETIGYAPPEYFMTGKLTLRHVVYSFGVVLLELVAGRKAIQENLPFLEQSIVAWAGPLLVSKKFTEIADPVLGGRYPEHELAQALTVAENVYPRKCYQKTSYSTNCDCSFRYTLRS, from the exons ATGATGAAGGGAACATTCATCGTTTATGAGTTTATGCCGTTGAGGTCATTGGATCTTTATTTGTATG AGCATGAAATCAACAAGGAGCCTCTAGACTGGAAGACTAGGATGGAGATAGCAGAGGGTGTTGCCAAGGCTTTACTGTATCTGCATGATCAAAATGAGCCTCCTGTAATCTATGTGGACCTTAAAACATCTGGTATTCTACTCGATGAAAAATTTAATCCAAAACTGTCCGATTTCGGTTTTGCAAAACTTGGTCCTACTTGGGATTGCAGAGAGGCTCCTATAAAGCTGATGGAAACAATAGGTTACGCTCCTCCAGAGTATTTTATGACTGGAAAGCTCACTTTGAGACATGTTGTCTATAGTTTTGGTGTTGTTTTGCTTGAGTTGGTCGCTGGGCGGAAGGCAATTCAAGAAAACCTGCCTTTTCTGGAGCAAAGTATTGTTGCATGG GCAGGACCACTTCTGGTTAGTAAAAAATTCACAGAGATTGCTGACCCAGTCCTGGGAGGACGTTATCCAGAACATGAACTTGCTCAAGCTCTTACGGTCGCTGAAAATGTGTATCCGAGGAAGTGCTACCAAAAGACCTCCTATAGCACAAATTGTGACTGTTCTTTCAGATATACTCTCAGAAGCTGA